Proteins from a single region of Gasterosteus aculeatus chromosome 20, fGasAcu3.hap1.1, whole genome shotgun sequence:
- the LOC120810384 gene encoding meprin A subunit beta isoform X1, with the protein MKGYIFLVVNLALSSTFSPKQQQQNGMEIVDIGEDKDITEANRDLLHDDILERPNTQRSAIIDERRLWTSPVPYLLDKDLEMNAKGVILKALDQFRLKTCIDFKPRDSEEIYISVQKLDGCFSYIGRNTQPGGQNLSIGAFCDHVAIVEHEFLHAFGFYHEQSRNDRDDYVTILFENIQPGKEHNFQISNELTTTHGVPYDYSSVMHYDKNAFSKGTGPTIITKDPKFQNVIGQRREVSPSDVLELNLLYKCNTTIASKMYCDFSNGTMCEMNQCSKGGSSWEMVTNVVAGPKSDHTNLPSGGDSGGDTGYFMHASTASAQEGDSAWLQTQEMRPNRECHVQCLQFYYYHSGNGSDQLNIWIREFQDEQDPSGTRRLMGQITGSPTSYWQLKHVSLNATKTFKVEFEVRKGAGSSSGGFSIDDINLSEIECPHVTMQIDDFENILKTRQTLASPRHYSSGGYAYRFLIQPNNGTVGVYMQLLSGENYDKLVWPCQQRQVTFKILDQKPNLQLQMSKQQSYTTDLRKFVDGTYLWGNPRERGNQIVDAYGETFFAGAALGFSGFTDSEQIKSSDFLKGGSAVFVFSFQDLSPLVKGNTLPCPKVETVDIKYAPGDNGTCSSGFLTTRPPTTTTSQAPTRPPTITTSPPPTRPSAATTSPPPTRPPTITTSPPPTRPPTITTSPPPTRPPIITTSPPPTRPPTITTSPPPTRPPTITTSPHPTRPPIITTSPPPTRPPTITTSPHPTRPPTITTSPPPIRPPTITTSPSPTRPPTITTSPPPTRPPTITTSPHPTRPPTITTSPPPTRPPTITTSPPPIRPPTITTSPPPIRPPTITTSPPPTRPPTITTSPHPTRPPTITTSPPPIRPPTITTSPSPTRPPTITTSPPPTRPPTITTSPPPIRPPTITTSPSPTRPPTITTSPPPTRPPTITTSPHPTRPPTITTSLPPIRPPTITTSPSPTRPPTITTSPPPIRPPTITTSPPPIRPPTITTSPPPTRPPTITTSPHPTRPPTITTSPPPIRPPTITTSPPPTRPPTITTSPPPIRPPTITTSPPPIRPPTITTSQSPTRPPTITTSPPPIRPPTITTSPPPIRPPTITTSPPPTRPPTITTSPPPTRPPIIITSPPPTRPRPEATDDKSVFGFCAGLVASPVLTLLLPLMPLIP; encoded by the exons ATGAAAGGCTACATTTTTCTTGTTGTAAACTTGGCACTTTCATCAACATTctccccaaaacaacaacaacaa AATGGAATGGAGATAGTGG ATATTGGTGAAGACAAGGACATTACCGAGGCAAACAGGG atttatTACATGATGATATTCTGGAG AGACCGAACACCCAAAGGAGTGCAATCATTGATGAGAGACGACTGTGGACATCCCCAGTACCGTATCTCCTGGATAAAGACCTGg AGATGAACGCTAAGGGCGTCATCCTGAAAGCTTTAGACCAGTTCAGACTGAAGACTTGTATCGACTTCAAACCGAGGGACTCGGAAGAAATTTACATCTCTGTCCAAAAGTTAGACGG ATGTTTTTCATATATTGGGCGAAACACTCAACCTGGAGGACAAAATCTTTCCATCGGGGCATTCTGTGATCACGTTGCCATCGTTGAACATGAGTTCCTTCATGCTTTTGGCTTCTACCATGAGCAATCCAGAAATGACAGAGATGATTATGTGACCATCCTATTCGAGAACATCCAACCAG GTAAGGAGCACAACTTTCAAATTAGCAACGAACTCACCACCACCCACGGAGTCCCGTACGACTACTCGTCAGTGATGCACTACGACAAAAATGCATTCAGCAAAGGAACCGGGCCAACAATTATCACCAAAGACCCCAAATTTCAGAATGTTATTGGTCAAAGACGGGAAGTGAGTCCCAGTGATGTTTTGGAGCTGAACCTTCTCTACAAATGCA ACACGACGATTGCATCAAAGATGTACTGTGATTTCTCTAATGGGACCATGTGTGAAATGAATCAATGCTCAAAGGGGGGCAGCAGCTGGGAAATGGTAACGAATGTTGTCGCTGGTCCAAAGTCCGACCACACCAATCTACCAAGTGGAGGGGATTCTG GTGGTGATACGGGTTACTTCATGCATGCTAGCACAGCATCAGCTCAAGAAGGGGACTCGGCCTGGCTACAGACCCAGGAGATGAGACCCAATAGGGAATGTCATGTCCAGTGTCTCCAGTTCTACTATTATCACAGTGGAAACGGATCAGACCAACTCAACATCTGGATCAGAGAGTTTCAAGATGAACAGGACCCCTCAGGAACACGCCGCCTTATGGGACAGATCACTG GTTCACCAACATCGTACTGGCAGCTCAAGCATGTTTCCCTCAATGCCACCAAGACCTTCAAAGTGGAGTTTGAGGTTCGTAAAGGAGCAGGGAGCTCTTCAGGTGGCTTCTCAATCGACGACATCAATCTGTCCGAGATCGAATGTCCACACGTGACCATGCAGATCGATGATTTTGAGAACATCTTGAAGACTAGACAGACTCTGGCCAGTCCACGGCACTACTCCAGTGGAGGCTATGCTTACAGGTTTCTGATTCAGCCGAACAATGGAACCGTCGGCGTGTATATGCAACTCTTGTCTGGTGAAAATTATGACAAGCTGGTGTGGCCTTGCCAACAAAGGCAGGTGACCTTCAAAATTCTGGATCAGAAACCCAATTTGCAGCTGCAGATGTCAAAGCAACAGAGCTACACCACTGACTTAAGAAAATTCGTTGATG GTACCTATTTATGGGGCAATCCTCGTGAGAGGGGAAATCAAATTGTAGATGCCTATGGTGAGACGTTTTTTGCTGGAGCAGCGCTTGGTTTCAGTGGTTTTACTGATTCCGAACAGATCAAATCCAGTGACTTCCTCAAGGGAGGGAGTGCTGTTTTTGTCTTCAGCTTCCAAG ATCTCTCTCCTCTTGTTAAAGGAAATACTTTACCATGTCCTAAAGTGGAAACAGTGGATATCAAATATGCTCCTGGAGATAATGGCACATGCTCATCTGG ATTCCTAACTACTCGTCCACCCACTACCACTACCAGTCAAGCACCTACCCGTCCACCTACCATCACTACCAGTCCACCACCTACCCGTCCATCTGCTGCCACTACCAGTCCACCTCCTACCCGTCCACCTACTATCACTACCAGTCCACCTCCTACCCGTCCACCTACTATCACTACCAGTCCACCTCCTACCCGTCCACCTATTATCACTACCAGTCCACCTCCTACCCGTCCACCTACTATCACTACCAGTCCACCTCCTACCCGTCCACCTACTATCACTACCAGTCCACATCCTACCCGTCCACCTATTATCACTACGAGTCCACCTCCTACCCGTCCACCTACTATCACTACCAGTCCACATCCTACCCGTCCACCTACTATCACTACCAGTCCACCTCCTATCCGTCCACCTACTATCACTACCAGTCCATCTCCTACCCGTCCACCTACTATCACTACCAGTCCACCTCCTACCCGTCCACCTACTATCACTACCAGTCCACATCCTACCCGTCCACCTACTATCACTACCAGTCCACCTCCTACCCGTCCACCTACTATCACTACCAGTCCACCTCCTATCCGTCCACCTACTATCACTACCAGTCCACCTCCTATCCGTCCACCTACTATCACTACCAGTCCACCTCCTACCCGTCCACCTACTATCACTACCAGTCCACATCCTACCCGTCCACCTACTATCACTACCAGTCCACCTCCTATCCGTCCACCTACTATCACTACCAGTCCATCTCCTACCCGTCCACCTACTATCACTACCAGTCCACCTCCTACCCGTCCACCTACTATCACTACCAGTCCACCTCCTATCCGTCCACCTACTATCACTACCAGTCCATCTCCTACCCGTCCACCTACTATCACTACCAGTCCACCTCCTACCCGTCCACCTACTATCACTACCAGTCCACATCCTACCCGTCCACCTACTATCACTACCAGTCTACCTCCTATCCGTCCACCTACTATCACTACCAGTCCATCTCCTACCCGTCCACCTACTATCACTACCAGTCCACCTCCTATCCGTCCACCTACTATCACTACCAGTCCACCTCCTATCCGTCCACCTACTATCACTACCAGTCCACCTCCTACCCGTCCACCTACTATCACTACCAGTCCACATCCTACCCGTCCACCTACTATCACTACCAGTCCACCTCCTATCCGTCCACCTACTATCACTACCAGTCCACCTCCTACCCGTCCACCTACTATCACTACCAGTCCACCTCCTATCCGTCCACCTACTATCACTACCAGTCCACCTCCTATCCGTCCACCTACTATCACTACCAGTCAATCTCCTACCCGTCCACCTACTATCACTACCAGTCCACCTCCTATCCGTCCACCTACTATCACTACCAGTCCACCTCCTATCCGTCCACCTACTATCACTACCAGTCCACCTCCTACCCGTCCACCTACTATCACTACCAGTCCACCTCCTACCCGTCCACCTATTATCATTACCAGTCCACCTCCTACCCGTCCACGTCCTGAAGCGACAGACGACAAAAG TGTTTTTGGCTTCTGTGCTGGTTTggtggcttctcctgtcctcacCCTCCTACTTCCATTGATGCCGTTAATACCTTGA
- the LOC120810384 gene encoding uncharacterized protein LOC120810384 isoform X2 codes for MLIWIPNYSSTHYHYQSSTYPSTYHHYQSTTYPSICCHYQSTSYPSTYYHYQSTSYPSTYYHYQSTSYPSTYYHYQSTSYPSTYYHYQSTSYPSTYYHYQSTSYPSTYYHYESTSYPSTYYHYQSTSYPSTYYHYQSTSYPSTYYHYQSISYPSTYYHYQSTSYPSTYYHYQSTSYPSTYYHYQSTSYPSTYYHYQSTSYPSTYYHYQSTSYPSTYYHYQSTSYPSTYYHYQSTSYPSTYYHYQSTSYPSTYYHYQSISYPSTYYHYQSTSYPSTYYHYQSTSYPSTYYHYQSISYPSTYYHYQSTSYPSTYYHYQSTSYPSTYYHYQSTSYPSTYYHYQSISYPSTYYHYQSTSYPSTYYHYQSTSYPSTYYHYQSTSYPSTYYHYQSTSYPSTYYHYQSTSYPSTYYHYQSTSYPSTYYHYQSTSYPSTYYHYQSTSYPSTYYHYQSISYPSTYYHYQSTSYPSTYYHYQSTSYPSTYYHYQSTSYPSTYYHYQSTSYPSTYYHYQSTSYPSTS; via the exons ATGCTCATCTGG ATTCCTAACTACTCGTCCACCCACTACCACTACCAGTCAAGCACCTACCCGTCCACCTACCATCACTACCAGTCCACCACCTACCCGTCCATCTGCTGCCACTACCAGTCCACCTCCTACCCGTCCACCTACTATCACTACCAGTCCACCTCCTACCCGTCCACCTACTATCACTACCAGTCCACCTCCTACCCGTCCACCTATTATCACTACCAGTCCACCTCCTACCCGTCCACCTACTATCACTACCAGTCCACCTCCTACCCGTCCACCTACTATCACTACCAGTCCACATCCTACCCGTCCACCTATTATCACTACGAGTCCACCTCCTACCCGTCCACCTACTATCACTACCAGTCCACATCCTACCCGTCCACCTACTATCACTACCAGTCCACCTCCTATCCGTCCACCTACTATCACTACCAGTCCATCTCCTACCCGTCCACCTACTATCACTACCAGTCCACCTCCTACCCGTCCACCTACTATCACTACCAGTCCACATCCTACCCGTCCACCTACTATCACTACCAGTCCACCTCCTACCCGTCCACCTACTATCACTACCAGTCCACCTCCTATCCGTCCACCTACTATCACTACCAGTCCACCTCCTATCCGTCCACCTACTATCACTACCAGTCCACCTCCTACCCGTCCACCTACTATCACTACCAGTCCACATCCTACCCGTCCACCTACTATCACTACCAGTCCACCTCCTATCCGTCCACCTACTATCACTACCAGTCCATCTCCTACCCGTCCACCTACTATCACTACCAGTCCACCTCCTACCCGTCCACCTACTATCACTACCAGTCCACCTCCTATCCGTCCACCTACTATCACTACCAGTCCATCTCCTACCCGTCCACCTACTATCACTACCAGTCCACCTCCTACCCGTCCACCTACTATCACTACCAGTCCACATCCTACCCGTCCACCTACTATCACTACCAGTCTACCTCCTATCCGTCCACCTACTATCACTACCAGTCCATCTCCTACCCGTCCACCTACTATCACTACCAGTCCACCTCCTATCCGTCCACCTACTATCACTACCAGTCCACCTCCTATCCGTCCACCTACTATCACTACCAGTCCACCTCCTACCCGTCCACCTACTATCACTACCAGTCCACATCCTACCCGTCCACCTACTATCACTACCAGTCCACCTCCTATCCGTCCACCTACTATCACTACCAGTCCACCTCCTACCCGTCCACCTACTATCACTACCAGTCCACCTCCTATCCGTCCACCTACTATCACTACCAGTCCACCTCCTATCCGTCCACCTACTATCACTACCAGTCAATCTCCTACCCGTCCACCTACTATCACTACCAGTCCACCTCCTATCCGTCCACCTACTATCACTACCAGTCCACCTCCTATCCGTCCACCTACTATCACTACCAGTCCACCTCCTACCCGTCCACCTACTATCACTACCAGTCCACCTCCTACCCGTCCACCTATTATCATTACCAGTCCACCTCCTACCCGTCCACGTCCTGA